In Aspergillus fumigatus Af293 chromosome 4, whole genome shotgun sequence, one genomic interval encodes:
- the icsB gene encoding isocyanide synthase family protein, which produces MLSNTITIVPSIETRVVEPLPQFDTSRRLSFPVSLPLDSLAGARKKAANEALVERIAEIIASYRISGPDDRYEVVYKPKLLDTLRYFVSKQEPVNMVVPAYPFKSPNRDEKVLGPDPDVGERMSLEHFNSMGARIQQIYPPGGYVTIVSDGCCYNDLLGVSDEEVFRYAEGLHRIVDRLGLKHIKFSDPFDLIEGRHNVPVTEEEYASRIGELKDYLFRSYHPDGYDFDEELSKDPNAALTYRGYIRFLMSDLALFFKERQMSKNAIKKHCSTVARSMIKRGKAFSALVARASPLHVRLSIHASDNTGKLSVALLPHKRYSTFPVTPWHNTPYLDTTSVSLSLSRKPTDGATPYRLCQDELGLHFLCADVPMYRVIETPDLPALAQQVQFQPLYPFGLRIKVPRGTPIGQFRLERVAELAKVHSPIIFEGLDPMEYTAAIADDFQRVAGGTMSLSILHEGVATTANTARHLGGSAAASYFLQISAATGDDAQPALLPFLAAAAALDDVRYRVLHHWQAGHAVVSDHRVALPVHLSPSSLRVLHGGV; this is translated from the coding sequence ATGTTGTCCAACACCATCACGATCGTTCCCAGCATCGAAACCCGGGTCGTTGAGCCCCTCCCGCAATTTGATACCTCGCGCCGGTTGAGCTTCCCCGTGAGCCTTCCCCTCGATTCGCTGGCGGGGGCGAGAAAGAAGGCCGCAAATGAAGCTCTTGTCGAACGCATCGCGGAGATCATCGCCTCATACCGCATCAGCGGACCTGACGACCGGTATGAGGTTGTATACAAGCCCAAGCTGCTCGACACGCTGCGGTATTTTGTCTCCAAGCAGGAACCCGTCAACATGGTGGTCCCCGCATACCCGTTCAAGAGCCCGAACCGGGACGAGAAAGTGCTTGGGCCCGACCCGGATGTCGGCGAGCGCATGTCCCTCGAGCATTTCAACTCGATGGGTGCGCGCATTCAGCAGATCTACCCGCCTGGGGGATATGTGACCATCGTCAGTGATGGGTGCTGTTATAATGACCTGCTTGGCGTGTCGGACGAAGAGGTCTTCCGATACGCAGAGGGCCTGCACCGCATCGTGGACCGGCTGGGGCTGAAGCATATTAAATTCTCCGACCCTTTCGACCTGATCGAGGGACGGCACAATGTCCCCGTCACTGAGGAGGAATACGCCAGCCGCATCGGCGAGCTGAAGGACTATCTGTTCCGCTCGTACCACCCCGATGGCTACGACTTTGACGAGGAACTGAGCAAAGATCCCAACGCGGCCCTGACATATCGTGGCTACATTCGGTTTCTCATGTCCGATctcgccctcttcttcaaggagagacagatgaGCAAGAACGCGATCAAGAAACACTGCTCCACCGTCGCCCGCAGCATGATCAAGCGCGGCAAGGCATTTTCCGCCCTCGTCGCCAGGGCCTCTCCCTTGCACGTCCGACTCTCGATCCACGCCAGCGACAACACGGGCAAGCTTTCCGTTGCCCTGCTGCCGCACAAGCGGTACAGCACTTTCCCGGTCACCCCCTGGCACAACACACCCTACCTGGACACGACCAGCGTCTCACTCAGCTTGAGCCGGAAGCCCACGGACGGGGCCACCCCTTACCGTCTCTGCCAAGACGAGCTGGGCCTTCACTTCCTCTGCGCGGATGTCCCCATGTACCGCGTCATCGAAACCCCGGACCTCCCGGCGCTCGCCCAGCAAGTCCAATTCCAGCCGCTCTACCCGTTCGGGCTCAGGATCAAGGTCCCAAGGGGCACGCCCATCGGCCAATTCCGCCTGGAGCGGGTCGCGGAACTAGCCAAGGTGCATTCCCCCATTATCTTCGAGGGACTGGACCCGATGGAGTACACCGCTGCCATTGCGGATGACTTCCAGCGCGTCGCCGGCGGCACGATGTCGCTGAGCATCTTACATGAGGGCGTCGCAACGACCGCCAACACAGCAAGACACCTGGGCGGATCCGCAGCGGCGTCGTATTTTTTGCAGATTTCGGCCGCGACCGGCGACGATGCGCAGCCTGCGCTTCTGCCCTTCCTCgcggcggctgcggcgcTGGACGATGTGCGGTATCGTGTGTTGCATCACTGGCAGGCCGGCCATGCAGTTGTCTCGGACCACCGGGTTGCGCTGCCAGTGCATTTGAGTCCGTCCAGTTTGAGGGTGCTACATGGGGGCGTTTAA
- a CDS encoding glutathione S-transferase family protein encodes MSWSPLLRNALRSQSRSTFIRVQQRTFSSSISQMAPFTLYTHAGPGPNPVKVAMALEHLGLDYDCIPLAFGEGKGTVKDPEYTSKVNPNGRVPGLIDHENNDFTVFESAAILQYLAEKYDTSGKLAGSTPEERATVNKWLAWQVSGLGPYQGQLVWFLAFHEGAHGEKPNGSVIARYQAEVERLRSVLEKHLASAENGFVALGRLTIADFAILPWLKISVLAGSALKSFEEYPAINAYIKKLDALPEVQAAYKKAVPPMQ; translated from the exons ATGAGCTGGTCTCCTCTCCTAAGAAACGCACTCCGATCACAGTCTCGTTCTACTTTCATACGAGTCCAACAGCgcactttctcctcttctatATCCCAAATGGCTCCATTCACCCTCTACACTCACGCCG GCCCCGGGCCCAACCCTGTCAAGGTGGCCATGGCCCTCGAGCACCTCGGGCTGGACTACGACTGTATTCCCCTCGCGTTTGGCGAGGGCAAAGGCACCGTCAAGGATCCCGAGTACACCTCTAAGGTCAACCCCAACGGCCGCGTTCCCGGCCTGATCGACCATGAGAACAACGACTTTACTGTCTTTGAGAGTGCCGCGATCCTGCAATACCTAGCGGAGAAG TATGACACCAGCGGCAAACTCGCCGGCAGCACTCCCGAAGAACGCGCCACTGTCAACAAGTGGCTCGCCTGGCAGGTGTCCGGTCTGGGCCCCTACCAGGGCCAGCTAGTCTGGTTTCTCGCCTTCCACGAGGGTGCTCACGGCGAGAAGCCCAATGGCTCTGTGATTGCGCGCTACCAAGCGGAGGTGGAGCGCCTGCGGTCCGTGCTGGAGAAGCACCTCGCGTCCGCGGAGAACGGGTTCGTTGCGCTGGGCCGTCTGACCATCGCTGACTTTGCCATCCTTCCATGGTTGAAGATCTCGGTGCTGGCTGGGTCTGCACTCAAGTCGTTTGAGGAATACCCCGCTATCAACGCTTACATTAAGAAGCTGGATGCACTGCCGGAAGTGCAGGCTGCTTACAAGAAGGCTGTTCCTCCTATGCAGTAG
- a CDS encoding 3-deoxy-7-phosphoheptulonate synthase, whose translation MLATPGVISRGPEVPHTRPHLLAGSIVPEPSSPLKDSNVAAYEPLIPPALLLHEFPVTPASRRTIESARQGAARIIQRNGDDRLLVIVGPCSIHDTDVARDYAVRLQAAIQEHGWDKDLLIVMRAYLEKPRTTVGWKGFLYDPNIDSTNQVNMGLKVARKLLLDITALGLPVACEVLDTISPQFLADLYSWGAVGARTTESQVHRQLVSGLSFPIGFKNGSSGNITNACDAMKSASSPHSFLGVTEQGLAAIVHTKGNPHLHVIHRGGDSGPNFDAASVASTIKAYPKNLQPSIMIDASHGNSQKDYRNQPKVIDAVASQIAAGEPAITGVMIESNINEGKQAAPQSEDEVQKLKYGVSITDGCVGFETTVKMLETLSQVRETVLYKD comes from the exons ATGTTGGCCACACCCGGAGTCATCAGCCGAGGACCGGAAGT CCCGCACACTCGCcctcatctcctcgccgGTAGCATTGTGCCTGAGCCCTCGTCCCCTCTTAAAGACAGCAATGTTGCAGCCTATGAGCCTCTCATTCCGCCTGCACTTCTGCTTCACGAGTTTCCCGTCACCCCGGCCTCTCGACGCACGATCGAGTCAGCCCGACAGGGAGCAGCGCGGATCATCCAACGGAACGGCGACGACCGGTTACTGGTCATCGTGGGGCCCTGCTCCATACATGATACCGACGTGGCACGCGACTACGCTGTCCGCCTGCAGGCCGCCATTCAGGAGCACGGATGGGACAAGGATCTTCTGATCGTCATGCGTGCCTACCTTGAAAAACCGCGGACTACGGTGGGCTGGAAAGGCTTTCTCTACGATCCGAATATCGACTCCACCAACCAGGTCAACATGGGATTGAAG GTTGCCCGTAAATTGCTGCTCGACATCACTGCTCTCGGTCTCCCTGTGGCCTGCGAGGTGCTCGACACCATCTCTCCGCAGTTTCTGGCCGATCTGTACTCCTGGGGTGCAGTAGGGGCGCGCACGACAGAGTCGCAGGTCCACCGGCAGTTAGTCTCGGGCCTGTCATTTCCCATTGGCTTTAAGAATGGGTCCTCGGGTAATATCACCAACGCATGCGATGCGATGAAGAGCGCCTCCTCTCCTCACTCATTCTTAG GTGTCACCGAACAAGGTCTTGCAGCCATCGTCCACACGAAAGGAAATCCTCATCTTCACGTTATCCACCGTGGAGGAGACAGCGGCCCCAACTTCGACGCTGCGTCTGTCGCGTCCACAATCAAGGCTTACCCGAAGAATCTCCAACCGAGTATCATGATCGATGCGTCGCACGGCAACAGCCAAAAGGATTACCGTAACCAGCCCAAGGTGATCGATGCAGTTGCCTCCCAGATCGCTGCTGGGGAGCCTGCCATTACCGGAGTCATGATTGAGAGTAATATCAACGAGGGTAAGCAGGCTGCGCCACAGTCGGAGGACGAGGTGCAGAAGCTCAAGTATGGTGTCTCCATCACGGATGGATGTGTTGGTTTTGAGACTACAgtgaagatgctcgagaCGCTCAGCCAGGTACGTGAGACAGTCCTCTACAAAGATTGA
- a CDS encoding Zn(II)2Cys6 transcription factor — protein MTVQASSPNPVSELEPLGKPNPPAPAGQSQPNPPPKKGKDKKIFSCHSCRRRKLKCDRFDPCGACQARGEGHLCTWEEGQRPERNHRESLEQLPKLILKLTAEVQELKTSNSALVENIRNNGKELAESLDLTPLDSRPPSHLRSGSSSAGYISWDHQQWTPSQLLALLPESQLLWGLISHYISASASLTSFIDVHQLVRDVEEVQHLRQGLDLSSSSALLGHLDIKVSMILACASLAAVDLDPGKAQELGLANTDIDALVRDLWKGSRTLISRSDLDPLLPTSKAVLSEGRAAPSLEASNDLLQQSGARIAAATDIQVQVVSIRILLLLAARSFAAPSEYLKLHLDVISSAIDASLDSPYDEGTHLIDREWRWQLWSFICLLDWTSPGIYHTSSYFIRPEMHRGPPSKVPGLPDHGSYPSAIEKVHWDRLSQTRHYLEYALALAHLSRRAEDCIVRPGPVSPAQAAELCTELDALDNKLSFYQLLGSTAPDGGTFSTGGRPVDATSITGDLATDKASTEHRRFLARAPVIQSMHLSLELGLIRFKLFRHEVFHLMQAPSTSGTLRMICMDACMDACILVLAQCWSIGDRDVPGVQAQAQAQSQMSLDPSEEKRPCTGSLRRVLQPASSAALVGQVLLHAAQGVDGMGMGSGNGKQCQGNGAVGSRGLSATEFFTFVEGGGEFATTSGTVSGQGPYTAAGGSWSGRMIREKVKVLQWHVSKVLTLLEALQGTSPLARYKMSLHQQCM, from the exons ATGACAGTTCAGGCCTCCTCTCCGAATCCTGTCTCAGAGTTAGAGCCCTTGGGCAAACCCAACCCTCCTGCCCCAGCAGGCCAATCACAGCCGAATCCCCCACcaaagaaaggaaaagacaAGAAAATCTTCAGCTGCCACTCATGCCGACGGCGAAAGCTGAAATGCGATCGATTTGACCCGTGTGGTGCCTGCCAGGCGCGAGGAGAGGGCCATCTGTGTACTTGGGAGGAGGGACAAAGACCAGA ACGAAACCACCGAGAAAGCCTCGAGCAACTACCGAAACTGATTCTCAAGTTAACTGCTGAGGTCCAGGAGCTCAAAACGTCAAACTCGGCCTTGGTCGAGAACATCAGGAATAACGGCAAGGAGCTTGCGGAGAGTCTGGACTTGACTCCGCTGGACTCTAGACCTCCATCCCACTTGAGGTCGGGCAGCAGTTCTGCAGGCTACATCAGCTGGG ATCACCAACAATGGACACCATCACAGCTGCTCGCATTACTGCCAGAAAGCCAATTGCTTTGGGGCCTTATTTCGCATTAC ATATCCGCCTCTGCGTCGCTGACTAGCTTTATCGATGTGCACCAACTCGTCCGCGATGTCGAGGAGGTTCAGCATCTACGGCAGGGTTTGGACCTCTCCAGTTCCTCGGCTTTGCTGGGACACCTCGACATCAAGGTTTCCATGATACTAGCCTGTGCCAGTCTCGCGGCCGTGGACCTGGATCCCGGGAAAGCGCAGGAGCTGGGGCTCGCCAATACCGACATTGACGCCCTGGTCCGCGATCTATGGAAAGGCTCGCGGACACTGATATCGCGTTCGGACCTAGACCCGCTCCTTCCCACCTCTAAAGCTGTTCTTTCTGAAGGCCGAGCAGCGCCATCACTGGAGGCCAGCAACGACTTACTCCAGCAGAGCGGGGCTCGCATCGCAGCAGCCACAGATATCCAGGTGCAGGTTGTCTCCATCAGgattctcctcctgctcgcCGCCCGATCATTTGCCGCACCATCCGAGTACCTCAAACTCCACCTGGACGTCATCTCTTCTGCCATCGACGCCTCGCTCGACTCCCCCTATGACGAGGGAACCCATCTTATCGACCGAGAATGGCGCTGGCAACTCTGGTCTTTCATCTGCTTGTTGGACTGGACCTCCCCCGGCATCTACCACACCAGCAGCTACTTCATCCGGCCAGAGATGCACCGCGGCCCACCTTCCAAGGTCCCTGGCCTCCCAGACCACGGGAGCTACCCCTCTGCCATAGAAAAAGTGCACTGGGATCGTCTCAGCCAGACGAGACATTACTTGGAGTACGCACTAGCCCTGGCCCACCTCTCCCGCCGCGCGGAGGACTGCATCGTCCGTCCTGGTCCGGTATCTCCCGCCCAGGCTGCCGAGCTCTGCACCGAGCTCGACGCCTTGGACAACAAACTCTCTTTCTACCAATTGCTCGGCAGCACGGCCCCAGATGGCGGCACTTTCAGTACCGGCGGTAGACCGGTCGATGCAACCTCCATCACTGGGGACCTAGCCACCGATAAAGCCAGCACCGAGCACCGGCGCTTCCTGGCGCGCGCCCCCGTGATTCAAAGCATGCACCTGAGCCTAGAGCTCGGCCTCATCCGCTTCAAGCTCTTCCGCCACGAGGTCTTCCACCTCATGCAGGCGCCAAGCACCTCAGGGACCTTGCGCATGATCTGCATGGACGCCTGCATGGACGCCTgtatcctcgtcctcgcgcAGTGCTGGAGTATCGGTGACCGCGACGTGCCCGGTGTCCAGGCGCAGGCGCAGGCGCAGTCGCAGATGTCGCTTGACCcgagcgaggagaagcgTCCCTGCACGGGAAGTCTACGGCGGGTACTGCAACCTGCGTCGTCGGCAGCGCTGGTGGGTCAGGTTCTGTTACATGCTGCGCAGGGGGTAGATGGGATGGGGATGGGGTCAGGGAACGGGAAGCAGTGTCAGGGGAATGGGGCGGTGGGTTCGAGGGGGCTTTCTGCGACGGAATTTTTTACGTTTGTCGAAGGGGGTGGGGAGTTTGCGACCACGAGTGGCACCGTGTCGGGACAAGGGCCGTATACGGCGGCGGGTGGCTCATGGAGTGGACGGATGATCCGGGAGAAGGTGAAAGTGTTGCAATGGCATGTTAGTAAGGTGCTGACACTTTTGGAGGCACTGCAAGGGACATCGCCGTTGGCGCGGTATAAGATGAGTCTACATCAGCAGTGCATGTAG
- a CDS encoding putative MFS transporter has product MRHHGLPLLPNPTQDERDPLRWPVWLKRCAIVTTSMTNFVTNMAGAGLSVAVPELIQEYHKPESAVVQLLTYNFLFLSIGNIFWVPIAHKFGKRASLLLSMALQAGALVWSVAATSFSSLLAARCVQGFAGAAGESIVPEIAADIFFLHQRAAMMSIYVILISSGSSIGPLVSSLMVQYLPTSWRAFMWLCFALAVADIGLMLFLFPESNFRRPEWDVPAIQLEVTETKAAQEMVEHASPEVVYTVHRPPFVDIIVPVRLDRELNLFRAIVMPLRLLTRPAVIWVILLYGCALSPQIILIFTMSSLLQAPPYLFSSVSVGLMHIAALIGFILACFGGGWLSDLINSRIARRRADGKVRAEDRLLSLIPGMAIGPVGCVVLAFACQNHLHWTAIAVGFGMVSFGTVYSPNIAITYLAHWHQKDAAQCLVLVNVVKNLVAFTFLYKAVEWAESQGYLQLYLVMFALGFVTIGAALPLYLFHGKRRVE; this is encoded by the exons ATGCGGCATCATGGGCTGCCTCTTCTCCCCAATCCGACCCAGGATGAGCGTGATCCGCTGCGTTGGCCCGTCTGGCTGAAGCGTTGTGCTATCGTCACGACCTCCATGACGAACTTCGTGACCAACATGGCCGGAGCGGGGCTGTCGGTGGCCGTCCCTGAGTTGATTCAGGAGTATCACAAGCCCGAGTCTGCTGTGGTGCAGCTGCTTACT TATAACTTCCTGTTTTTAAGTATCGGCAACATCTTCTGGGTACCCATTGCCCACAAATTTGGAAAACGCGCCTCGCTGCTCCTTTCCATGGCGCTCCAAGCCGGCGCTCTGGTATGGAGCGTGGCCGCCACTAGCTTTTCTAGTCTGCTGGCGGCGCGATGCGTGCAGGGATTTGCTGGCGCTGCGGGAGAGAGTATCGTGCCTGAGATAGCCGCGGATATCTTCTTTCTGCATCAGCGGGCTGCGATGATGTCCAT CTATGTGATTCTGATATCAAGCGGCTCATCAATTGGCCCGCTAGTCAGTAGTCTGATGGTGCAGTATCTGCCAACCTCCTGGCGGGCCTTTATGTGGCTCTGCTTTGCGTTGGCGGTGGCTGACATCGGGCTTATGCTGTTCCTGTTTCCCGAGTCCAACTTCCGGCGTCCCGAGTGGGATGTGCCTGCGATCCAACTCGAGGTGACAGAGACGAAGGCCGCCCAGGAGATGGTCGAACACGCGTCCCCGGAGGTGGTGTATACCGTGCACAGGCCCCCAttcgtcgacatcatcgtGCCGGTTCGCCTCGACCGCGAGCTGAACTTGTTCAGGGCCATTGTAATGCCCCTGCGCCTACTGACACGGCCAGCGGTGATCTGGGTGATCCTCCTCTACGGATGTGCCCTTAGTCcgcagatcatcctcat TTTCACCATGTCCTCTCTCCTGCAAGCGCCCCCGTATTTGTTCTCCTCCGTCTCTGTCGGCCTGATGCACATTGCCGCGCTTATCGGCTTCATTCTGGCCTGTTTTGGCGGCGGCTGGCTCTCCGACCTCATCAACAGTCGGATTGCGCGCCGGCGCGCCGACGGGAAGGTCCGCGCCGAGGATAGGCTGCTGTCCCTAATTCCAGGCATGGCCATCGGCCCCGTAGGCTGCGTGGTTCTGGCCTTTGCCTGCCAGAACCATCTGCACTGGACAGCTATTGCAGTGGGGTTCGGCATGGTGTCGTTCGGGACGGTGTACTCGCCTAACATCGCCATCACCTACTTGGCGCACTGGCACCAAAAGGATGCGGCGCAGTGCCTGGTACTGGTCAACGTGGTGAAGAATTTGGTGGCGTTTACATTTTTGTACAAGGCAGTGGAGTGGGCGGAGAGCCAAGGCTATCTGCAGCTGTATCTGGTGATGTTTGCGCTGGGGTTCGTCACCATCGGGGCGGCGCTGCCGCTGTATCTCTTCCACGGGAAGCGGCGCGTTGAGTGA
- a CDS encoding fumarylacetoacetate hydrolase family protein produces MSLPWKRLIRFRTLDGRILRGEPILPAESTIDLGFVTDADQLQARVIQGQDIYNTTGETKVTDEIVTVKQILSPLAPSDVPIIRCVGLNYAKHIKEAGRKPPPFPFIFFKPNTCVHDHGEPVVIPRIAQNDQADYEGELCLVIGKDAKDVPVERALEYVAAYTAGNDISSRKLQRDPAYAGTVPQWGFSKGFDTFAPLGPVLVAASEIPDPSQLHLRTIIDGEVRQDETVADLLFDCRYLISYLSQGTTLQKGSVIMTGTPGGVGASLNPPKWLIPGTQMDVHISQIGTLRNQVVYA; encoded by the exons AtgtctcttccttggaaacGTCTGATCCGCTTTCGCACCCTCGATGGCCGCATCCTGCGCGGCGAGCCCATCCTGCCCGCGGAGAGCACGATCGATCTTGGGTTCGTCACCGACGCTGATCAGCTGCAAGCCCGCGTTATCCAAGGCCAGGACATCTACAATACGACAGGCGAGACCAAGGTGACGGATGAGATTGTGACTGTGAAACAGATCCTCTCCCCGCTCGCCCCCAGCGACGTACCCATTATACGCTGCGTGGGCCTCAACTACGCTAAGCACA TCAAGGAAGCTGGACGCAAGCCCCCGCCCTTCCccttcattttcttcaaGCCCAACACCTGCGTGCATGACCACGGCGAGCCCGTGGTGATCCCGCGGATCGCGCAGAACGACCAAGCGGACTACGAGGGCGAATTG TGCCTCGTCATCGGCAAGGACGCCAAGGATGTCCCCGTGGAGCGTGCCCTTGAGTATGTGGCGGCGTACACGGCCGGCAATGACATTTCCTCCCGGAAATTGCAGCGCGATCCAGCCTACGCCGGTACCGTCCCCCAATGGGGCTTCTCGAAAGGCTTCGACACCTTTGCGCCCCTGGGCCCTGTGCTGGTCGCAGCATCGGAGATCCCCGATCCGTCGCAGTTGCACCTCAGGACCATTATTGATGGCGAGGTGCGGCAGGATGAGACGGTGGCCGATCTGCTGTTCGACTGTCGCTACTTGATCTCCTATCTATCTCAGGGCACGACGCTGCAGAAGGGCAGTGTAATCATGACGGGAACTCCCGGAG GTGTGGGTGCTAGTTTGAACCCCCCAAAGTGGCTGATTCCAGGGACTCAGATGGATGTGCACATCTCGCAGATTGGAACCCTACGGAACCAGGTTGTTTATGCGTAG
- a CDS encoding carotenoid oxygenase family protein, with the protein MSEMRTHFPDRPQFSGFMKPCRVEGDISQLEVYGEIPKEIDGVFYRVMPDPQLPPFIENDPWFNGDGNVTAFRIQDGRASFRQRYVRTEKFMRERKAQRALLGKYRNKFTDAVEFRVRSTANTNVVFFNGQLLALKEDSPPYAMDPITLETKGLYDFEGQLPALTFTAHPKFDPVTGEMVCFGYEARGDGTPDVCYYRVSPTGQFKEVVWLVAPVVAMIHDFAVTDNWVVFPIIPQVCDIERMKQGGEHWQWSPETPLYLGVIPRRGAKGEDVKWFQYKNSFPGHTANAYEDKEGHLVIDLGLSEKNVFFWWPDAQGNAPEPSSIHSQLVRFTLNPHAEDLALPEPKILHQGNSEFYRIDDRFATHSYRHCYFDLMDPQLGTDFERIRPNLGGGYPLYNSLAHFDNATGQTEVYFPGNTHLVQEPVFIPRKDSTTEGDGWVLALVNNYATMASELHLLDTRDFTHAQAKILLPIRLRHGLHGSWVDGRDIGSQTEQLQ; encoded by the exons ATGTCCGAGATGAGAACGCACTTTCCCGATCGCCCTCAATTTTCGGGGTTCATGAAGCCCTGTCGCGTGGAAGGAGATATATCGCAATTGGAAGTATACGGTGAGATCCCCAAGGAGATCGATGGAGTCTTTTATAGGGTCATGCCCGATCCTCAACTGCCTCCCTTCATTGAAAATGATCCT TGGTTCAACGGGGACGGCAATGTTACTGCCTTCCGCATCCAAGACGGCCGAGCATCCTTCCGGCAACGGTACGTGAGAACGGAGAAGTTCATGCGAGAGCGCAAGGCTCAACGTGCATTGCTTG GCAAATACCGAAATAAGTTTACCGATGCGGTGGAGTTCAGAGTCCGCAGCACCGCCAACACCAATGTGGTCTTCTTCAATGGGCAGCTGCTGGCTCTAAAGGAGGATTCTCCCCCTTATGCGATGGACCCCATCACGTTGGAGACTAAAGGGCTCTATGACTTTGAGGGCCAGCTGCCCGCTCTCACCTTCACCGCGCATCCAAAGTTTGATCCGGTCACGGGTGAGATGGTCTGTTTCGGATATGAAGCGCGGGGAGATGGGACACCCGACGTGTGCTACTACAGAGTCTCACCCACCGGCCAATTCAAGGAGGTGGTCTGGCTGGTTGCGCCAGTGGTAGCGATGATCCATGACTTTGCTGTGACGGATAACTGG GTTGTTTTTCCAATCATACCCCAAGTGTGTGACATTGAACGCATGAAACAAGGAGGAGAACACTGGCAATGGAGCCCCGAGACCCCGCTCTATTTGGGGGTCATTCCCCGACGGGGCGCCAAAGGCGAAGATGTGAAG TGGTTCCAATACAAGAATTCCTTTCCAGGCCATACTGCCAACGCCTACGAGGACAAGGAAGGACATCTGGTGATTGACCTGGGTCTAAGTGAGAAAAACGTGTTCTTCTGGTGGCCCGATGCCCAGGGAAATGCACCTGAGCCCAGCTCGATTCACTCCCAGCTGGTTCGGTTCACGCTCAATCCCCACGCCGAGGATCTCGCCCTTCCCGAACCCAAAATCCTGCACCAGGGCAACTCGGAGTTCTATCGGATCGATGACCGGTTCGCCACCCATTCCTATCGCCACTGCTACTTCGATCTGATGGACCCGCAGCTGGGTACCGATTTTGAGCGGATTCGACCGAATCTCGGCGGTGGTTACCCCTTGTACAACTCCTTGGCCCATTTCGACAACGCCACAGGGCAAACGGAGGTCTACTTCCCCGGAAACACTCACCTGGTCCAAGAGCCAGTCTTTATCCCGCGGAAGGATTCGACCACGGAGGGAGACGGGTGGGTGCTGGCACTGGTCAACAACTATGCGACCATGGCCAGCGAGCTCCATCTGCTGGACACACGAGACTTCACTCACGCGCAGGCCAAGATCCTGCTTCCGATCCGTTTGCGCCACGGCCTACATGGAAGCTGGGTGGATGGGAGAGACATCGGGTCACAGACAGAGCAATTGCAATAG